The following nucleotide sequence is from Hirundo rustica isolate bHirRus1 chromosome 7, bHirRus1.pri.v3, whole genome shotgun sequence.
cagagagctgggaggcagctcagccaggcagtgctggcctTCAGGCTCACCTCCACAAGAAATGCCAGGAAAGGCCGATCCCAGCGATGCCCCgctgtgctgagcagcccaAGCAGGTGGCATGCAATGCGGAAACACAAGGGCATCAAGTCACGGCGCATCTCCctgtcaggaagaaaaaggcaCCCTGAGGTGGGGGGGCCAAACCTCTCCCAGGATTGACTCACAGTTGTCCGGTCTTTCCCCAGCATCCCAGAAGGGAACATGGGTGCTTTGAGAGGCAGACCCTCCTGGgcaccctcctctcccagcctttcccagtcTGCTGAGCCATCCCTCAGTGCCGAGGCCCTCTGGCCCACGACCACAGGGACTGTGTGGGGCACCCCAGGCACAGGGCACATATGCCGGGGGCAGTGGGGTGAAGGGGGTCTCACCTGGCCAGCAGACCCATGGCATAGTGCTGGGTCTGGGCACAGAGCAACGTGTCCCAGCCACACTTGCGTCCCATTTCCGTGACCACATTGTCACACTGCAGTCGGCAGAGCAGAGCCTTCATGGTCTGCACTGCAAATCTGTGTGCAGAGCAAACCCAGGTCATGCTGTGATCTCTGGCTTCTACCCTGGGGACatgggagggatggaaggactGCGATAGAACACCTGCTGGGGTTTGTGTCAAGGTGGTGTTCTTCCTGGCATTGCATCCAAAAGGCGTCAACCTCCTCAGCACCATGCTCTGTGCTGTCAAAAATTTGAACTAACAGAGCCACGAGCAGGTGGGGGGCATAATTGTGCATTGCCTCATGGCACTTGGGCACCTGGATAATCACCCAGAGCGCCAGAGTTGCCTGCAAAAGAAGCAGCCCGAGACAGCGTTTAGTGCCGAGGTGTCCAAGCGGCAGGACCTGAGGGGAGACAGAGGGAAAGCAGCGGCCCTGGTGCCCCCTGAGCCTGCCCCTAGCACAGGTTTCATCCTAGCTCCTGAGGCAGGCaaaggaggcagagctgctggagaggtgaCCTGGGGGCAAGCAGAAGCCAGTTTCAGAAACTCACAGCCAGGGCAAAGACACCTGTGTCATCCCCATCAGAAGTGAACATGCTGTGCAGAGGCCAATCCTCCATCACACTGAGCAGTGTTGGCAGCACCCTCTCTACTGTGGGACTCGATGAGCCTATGTTTCTCCACATcattgcagcagctctgtgggatcaGAGCTCTGTGTCAGGGGCGTCTCAGTCACGCTACCAtgccctgtgcagctctgggggccCAGGTGACAGAGTCCCAGTGCCCtgaagggcagggagggagcattGGCAGCAGGCTTGGGAAGCAAGCAGAGGGGCCCGAGGGTCCTGGACCTCTCTGCCTGTCTGGCAGACACCATTGCACAGACTGTGCAGGGCAATAGCCCTAAAGGCTGGTGAGCCCTGAGCTCTCAAGGCAGGCGGGCCCCGTACCTATCACACGTTGGGGCACAGCGGAGGAGAGTCAGCACCACACCAGGAGGGTGTTCATCAGCCATCCTCAGAATGTTCATGAATAGCCTGACGTCGGCAGTCACAGGGGATGAGAGTCTCTCGTGCATGATCCTGACCATGGCTGGCACCTGGAAGAGGCATGGGGAAGACTTGGAGTGCTCCCTGCAGGAGGAGATTCCGCAGCTTTCCCAAAGAAGTGCTTCCCTTCCCGCCACATTGTGCTGGCCTCAGAGGCTGAGGTGGCCAAGCAGACATGACTTGATGCACCACATGATCCGGAGAGGCCTCCAGACATGGGCACTGTCTGCTTATTGCTTCTGATAAGAAACATGATTATCCGTGAATAATAAATTGTGAACATAAATGACAGTTAAAGTGGGGGTAGTGCCAGTGTTTCTTATAAACTGAGTCACTCAGGTGACCTCATTTGTTACCTGGTCAGCCTTCACTACGTAGTTAGTCATTTCTGCGCATTCAATTGATGCTGTGCTAACATCAGTTGGCCTAGAGCCAAACTTGTCTGTGCCCTCAGTATTTTTGTTGGTCTTTCTGTGTGACATGAACTTCGGAAACATCTGcagaagagcagggaagagagacATGTTCCATGGAGTGCTCCAAGTGCAGTGCTCAGCTGAGCAGTTTCAGCAGGCCCAGCCCAAGCAGAGATGGCTGCAGGTACCTTCAGTGTTCTGTCGGAGTGGCCACGGTCCTGCTCTTGTGTCCGCTTCTTCCCTGCGTGTGGCAAAGAGCGAGTGCAGCCAGAGCtaaggggctgcaggaggggctggagaacacagcccagccctgcgctCCCCAGGCAAGGACAACCCTGGGATGACCAAGGGATGAAGCACGGCCACTGCAGGGGGCAGCCCCTCTCCTGTCCTTTCTGTGGGCATGTCCACAGCAGGTAGGATGGGGTGGGGGACAAGCTGGCTGCAGCCATCAGCCCTGTGGCCCAGCTCAGCCACTCACCATCCTGCACTGGCTGAGACTGTGCCGCTGCTTTAGGCTGCTTTGCTGAGGCAGCTGAAGAGCCTTTGTTCTTTCTCATCCTGAACAGACCTAGGCGTTTCTCTGCCATCCCAAAATCTGACGTTGAGGGCACCTGCAAAAGAGAAGCCTTGGAAGAACTCAGAGCCCAAGTCCCACGGTCTTCCCTTGAGCACACCTGCAGAAGAGAAGTCCGGAGAAAGCCACAGGTCACGAAGTCCTGTGGTCTGGCCTCAAGGCCACCTGCAGCAGTAAAGTCAAGGAAAAAATTTTGGCTCAGACACGAATGAGTGCACTGTTGGGgggctcctcacagcacagctctgttctGTCCTGTCCCATTGCATGCTCCGAGCACTGCAGCAGGGCCATGTCACCACCAGCACCTATGTCACCACGTGTCACAAAGGGCCCTTTGACACCCTGTCCCACTCCCTCCCACGGTGACCATGCTGCACCGTGTCACAAAGGGCCCTTGCACACGCTGCCACCTGCGCTGGGGCTGCCCTCAGCCCACCCAAAGTGGCCCAGGTTGAAAGGATTCCCTCGGCCCAGGCGTCTAAGACAGCCCAACAGGATCTTTAGGAGCGGCTCAAGCCAGCAGCAAACGCTGCCCTGCTCTGcgggctcagggcagcagaaggagccCCCGGGGCTGCCGACGCAGCTGCCGTGGGAAGGGCACGGGGCCTTCCACAGAAGCTGGCACGGCCTCCTTGGGACACGTCCCGGCTGGTGGCCATCCTAAACCCGCGGGTGTGACACAGACACGAGGCACGTGTGGGCCAGGGCAGGAATGCTGCTCGGACCCCTGGGGCCCGGGGAGCACTGAAATCGGCTCTAGGAGTTAAAGTGAATCAGGGAAGTGGGGAGGAGGAGCGAGGGCCCACTCAGGTTTGGCACGCCAAGGGCAGGCAGGGTTCTGACTTGTGGTAGGTAGGATCTGGGAAAAGTCCTGCACTGTTTGCAATTTTAGCTGTCAGAAGCCCAGTGCCAGGCACAGGGCCTTAGACATGAAGCCCGGGTTTTTTCCATGGCAAATTAGACTCACCCGCTCAGGTTCCTGACGTCAGTTTGTAGGCGGCGTTTGGCactccaagggcagccagggtTCCAACTTGTGGTAGCTCGGGTCGGGGAGAAATCCTCATCCGTTCACAATTCTAGATCCAGAAGCACAGCGCCTGGCACAGGGAGTTAGACACAAACAGTGGCCCTTTTCCATGGTAAGGCAAACTGACCTGCCGAGGTTCCTGATACCGTTTTTAGGATGTGTCTGGCAGTCTATAGGTAGCCAGAGTTTTCTCTTTTGCCATCAAGGATGTGGGACAAATCTCGCTCGATCTGTAATTTTAGGAGGTAGCAGTCTTCTCTGTGCCAAAGTACCCTGCCATGCACATGGTACAAAATGCCGAACCCCCCACTCAGAAAGATATTAAATCTCTCTTCACAAAATGCCCATAAAACGGCCTACAAAATTATACCAACGCCTCATGTTTCAAAAACTAGGTTCCAAAACATCAAAATACCTGGATTTAATATAGCAGTAAACCAGCTTTCGAAGTATTAGAACTGCACATTTCAAAGTCTACATTTCCAAATACCAGAACAACGAGTTCAGAATTACCaaagtgtgatatatgtcctaaagttaattcgtgttaaatgttataatatgtaattcattctctgtaaaatGTAAGTTCATTTCTAATCGTGTATACCatgggttaactgggactgagaGAGCACGAAGGGGGACACGAGGAATTCCTTTGCTACGGATGGcaagggagggacatgagagaggtatgccaagaattacgtgaaaagggacacgagaaaacttctgccgggaatcattagaggagaacaaagacaacggaagagggagatggagaagccagagaaccaaatgattacatcagatcggTATCTTACCTGTCCCCacccgacattaacatctctacactgtatccggacacagcaatcaagacattgttctccTGAGAAGATCCTTTCAACCCCACCAGAACCCGACCATGAATAgctaatgaggctgcctcggaaggggGAGTCTTGGAGTCCCGATTTTCCCTCAGcaaaccagtgtataaaaatggaCCGCCTCAGaccgaaaatgtgaacttggggggtgacatactgacagagtgtgttaccgcgttcacccagtgccgaaacccggggttcgacgctgtccttttaattgtggctatcagagactgttattttgtctcacaataaaattctaaattttgatttatagaatttggtctatcaTATTTATTACAAAAGGAACCCTGTTCCAATAGACCAAATtgattctattttaaaatcacaaaatattaaCTTCTAAAGTAACTAAGTGACCCAATTCCAAAAAGTCAAATTGCCAAATAtcatttttctg
It contains:
- the LOC120755406 gene encoding maestro heat-like repeat-containing protein family member 6 isoform X1 — its product is MAEKRLGLFRMRKNKGSSAASAKQPKAAAQSQPVQDGKKRTQEQDRGHSDRTLKMFPKFMSHRKTNKNTEGTDKFGSRPTDVSTASIECAEMTNYVVKADQVPAMVRIMHERLSSPVTADVRLFMNILRMADEHPPGVVLTLLRCAPTCDRAAAMMWRNIGSSSPTVERVLPTLLSVMEDWPLHSMFTSDGDDTGVFALAATLALWVIIQVPKCHEAMHNYAPHLLVALLVQIFDSTEHGAEEVDAFWMQCQEEHHLDTNPSRFAVQTMKALLCRLQCDNVVTEMGRKCGWDTLLCAQTQHYAMGLLAREMRRDLMPLCFRIACHLLGLLSTAGHRWDRPFLAFLVEVFDCLDLSECRDRVLEMMSRYLQSECRERGRLALRGLMVLIKDPLIARRMGILSQRLVDVLGDADREVVRLSLSVFMNVLQYKDILISSTTAPKLAEALLPLFDHDHSHVQLLSIQLFEKVMDLVVDQGKKPLKRTVSQSLLPLFLHCHDENQHVANASMETLLCAARFLKKRSLKQAVKKEMPMKFGKCLLQENRSRAAELLLQALPYLESPQEPLREAAIRFIGMAARYLKGQPGELHVLSQALEAMSKDDSPSSTNLEIQAIFGQRCAELRSSAGFGEPVSQEQYQEPVKRTSPLSVTGEPGMDDARHS